Below is a genomic region from Thalassophryne amazonica chromosome 3, fThaAma1.1, whole genome shotgun sequence.
cagaaacacacacaagcacacccaGGTGTGTGTTACCTAATTAGTGCAGCAGCATAAACTGATATTTCAGATTAATTGTTCAAATTTACataaaagcaccaaaattggtacacatgtagaACAGTGTATTCTAAACAGTTTTGGATGAGGACCCCTTCGAGATTTTGCCTTGGTAAATTTTGGGAAttttccaaaatggctgccatccCGTTTTAGTGCAAAGGGCTAGATgctattttttttcttattgtgtTGGTGGTAGATATAAGGAACGTGTACAACTTTGTAAATTGACCTTGAAAGGTGTTTATAAATATTGTGAACCagtattttttaatgaaaaaaattaattatttgaTTTGGAAATTGCTGCTCTCCCAAAACATTTTGCTTAAACCGATTATCGCATAGAGAACATGAGTCAAATGATATTCATCACATTCAATTGGTTTGAAATCAACAAAAGTCGCATGATAGATTACATACCCTACTGTATTTTGAAAAGAGAACTGATACTCATAATTATGACAAACTCAGAATATGTAGTGAAATTAATGCATACTTTGAAGGAGCTACGGTTTATTGTTTTGGGGCCACGTGACTTGCTGCTGctggacggccttcaccctactgggaaaGGTGCCgctatcttgtctgcaaacatagatagagctctacagggaggataacattaggattttactgtaggccacggagcaggtgattagagaccctgcaaggttttCGTCATTTGATTGCAGAGACATAACCCAAACTAGGAATGTGCTTATTGCAGCACTCCCTTAGGGTATATTTGATTCATATTCATGCCAAAGCTTTTACACACAGTTCTGGTTGACCCTACAAAGTTTCATGATTGATTTATTCCTACTAGCAAATACTGGGCACTGAAATTTGATTAGCcatttggcagccattttggtgAGCCAGGAGGttacacaacacaacacagaggaggaactgagcAGTGACAGTGTTCCCACGAACCACATGATTACATATGGAAATATAACCAAGGCAGCATATGCAGTGTTTGATAAAATGGAACATGTACTTTTTGGCTAAACTTGAGTtacagttttacgctggatgcccttcctcacgcaACTCGACATCACGTGGAGAAATCTGACAGTGGTGGGATTTGTACTGGTTAAAGGTTAAACATGTCACCTCAGTTGTGCAAACTGTCTACTGCATGTATTTAACTCTATGTTCAGCTATGAAGACCTTCAGTCACTTAGTGAGTTACTCAGTTTTCACATTAAATCTATTCAAATTGTTTTAAAGACAGAATGACAACACAAGAAATATGCTCCATGAATTTATTGTGAGTTTAACATGTACAAGTCATTATTTTGACAGGTTAGTGACTTATATTGTTACATGTTAATTTCATATGCAGACATGCTACATAGGTCAAACATCTCATTAGTTTAATAGTCAAATTAGCATGGTTGAGCTCCAGCTATTTCTGTACAACGTTGCACATCAGCTCGGATTTCTCCAACCTGGACCGCCCTGTAGTTCCCAGTGATTGATGTTGTTCTTTTCTGTCCATTGCGGTATGTGCGGGTCAGTTTTCCTGTGAAAGGAATGTCAGCACGATACTTAGTAGCCACCATAGTGACGGGGCAATACTGGTTTGGTGGGACGGTGActtcaatggccacagagtgggtGGTTGTTGTACTCGTAGTGGATCCCAGAGCGACAGACAATGACGTCTCAACACTGACGGAAATTGTTGCAGAGGCTATGTCAGGGATCCCTGCAGTAACAGAAGATTCAACGCCAAACGTGATGGTACTGGTGACATCCCATCTTTGCTCTGTCTGAATTTCTTTTGAGAGTGTGACTGTTTTCTTAATTGGATGGCACTGACTATTTGAAGCAGATGACCTTCGCAGggtctctggaggatccttgATGGGATTAGCTGCATCCACTTTATATTTGACTTCAGTGAGCTCCTGTTTGACTACATCATCATTAACAGTAAGGACTTCATAATTCTTGTACCAGTACTCTTTGCCATCCCACGGCAAAAAGAAGGCTTCATGTACGGGATGAACTTTCCCGAGGCCATACTTGTTCTTCCCTACATAAACCTGCCCACAAGCCTCGACAGCATTCTTTGGTACTGAACCATAAGAACCACCCTTCCACTCAAGATTTTCAAAGTTGTCTCTGTTTACCAGGATGTAGAATTCACCGCAAGTCTTCTCTACACCGCCATAAGCATAGTGACAGTTAGCACCTGTATTGGTGGAATAGAAGCCAGAAGAACACCCACATCTACAGACGTAGTCAGTTCGCTTTGCTTCGCCATTCCAAATTGAAACGGCTCCATCGAGGACTGCACCTTGACCATTCCAGTAC
It encodes:
- the LOC117507935 gene encoding natterin-3-like isoform X2, whose product is MKLSVLFVTLLTVSWTSAQPETFSSQTKEANMNPEPANIRVARSSSAESNLEWKYWNGQGAVLDGAVSIWNGEAKRTDYVCRCGCSSGFYSTNTGANCHYAYGGVEKTCGEFYILVNRDNFENLEWKGGSYGSVPKNAVEACGQVYVGKNKYGLGKVHPVHEAFFLPWDGKEYWYKNYEVLTVNDDVVKQELTEVKYKVDAANPIKDPPETLRRSSASNSQCHPIKKTVTLSKEIQTEQRWDVTSTITFGVESSVTAGIPDIASATISVSVETSLSVALGSTTSTTTTHSVAIEVTVPPNQYCPVTMVATKYRADIPFTGKLTRTYRNGQKRTTSITGNYRAVQVGEIRADVQRCTEIAGAQPC
- the LOC117507935 gene encoding natterin-3-like isoform X1; translation: MNEFVVSNLQMKLSVLFVTLLTVSWTSAQPETFSSQTKEANMNPEPANIRVARSSSAESNLEWKYWNGQGAVLDGAVSIWNGEAKRTDYVCRCGCSSGFYSTNTGANCHYAYGGVEKTCGEFYILVNRDNFENLEWKGGSYGSVPKNAVEACGQVYVGKNKYGLGKVHPVHEAFFLPWDGKEYWYKNYEVLTVNDDVVKQELTEVKYKVDAANPIKDPPETLRRSSASNSQCHPIKKTVTLSKEIQTEQRWDVTSTITFGVESSVTAGIPDIASATISVSVETSLSVALGSTTSTTTTHSVAIEVTVPPNQYCPVTMVATKYRADIPFTGKLTRTYRNGQKRTTSITGNYRAVQVGEIRADVQRCTEIAGAQPC